A portion of the Gossypium arboreum isolate Shixiya-1 chromosome 8, ASM2569848v2, whole genome shotgun sequence genome contains these proteins:
- the LOC108450901 gene encoding uncharacterized mitochondrial protein AtMg00310-like → MQAILTYAFSVFLAPKGIIEEIQSQMSCMWWNNNDKARGWAMMAWDKMCYPKGMGGMGFRDLQLFNLALLGRQVWRLMTHTDTLCFKVLSPKYFPEGDVFSYKQGDKPSFTWTSIAKAVDALKDGFLWQVGDGNRIDIRKDHWGVDGIRGDSVCRSYFNHNERLVKDLWVSNNKRWNRERVIEIYGENLGECICKLPISHNGIKDTRVWMQNPHGIYLAKSAYSWLLLKKIGFGPHRIFWRTLWKLQMLPKIKIFSWRIDYNILPTFDNIARI, encoded by the coding sequence ATGCAAGCAATCCTGACTTATGCGTTCTCGGTTTTCTTGGCTCCTAAGGGCATTATTGAGGAAATCCAATCACAAATGAGCTGTATGTGGTGGAACAACAATGACAAAGCTAGGGGCTGGGCTATGATGGCTTGGGATAAAATGTGCTATCCTAAGGGTATGGGAGGTATGGGCTTTAGGGACTTACAGCTTTTCAATTTGGCTCTGCTGGGCAGACAGGTTTGGAGGCTCATGACTCATACGGATACTCTGTGCTTCAAAGTTTTAAGTCCCAAGTATTTCCCGGAGGGTGACGTGTTTAGTTATAAACAGGGTGATAAACCCTCCTTCACTTGGACTAGCATTGCTAAGGCGGTGGATGCCCTCAAGGATGGTTTTCTATGGCAAGTGGGTGATGGCAACAGGATTGACATTAGGAAGGACCATTGGGGGGTTGATGGCATTCGAGGAGATTCGGTGTGTCGGTCTTATTTCAATCATAACGAGAGGTTGGTCAAAGATTTGTGGGTCTCGAATAACAAGCGGTGGAATAGGGAAAGGGTTATAGAGATTTATGGTGAGAATTTGGGGGAGTGTATATGTAAATTGCCCATTTCTCATAATGGCATTAAAGATACAAGGGTGTGGATGCAAAACCCGCATGGTATTTACTTGGCTAAGTCAGCTTATTCTTGGCTTCTTCTTAAGAAAATTGGCTTCGGTCCTCATAGAATTTTTTGGCGTACTTTATGGAAGCTTCAGATGCTCCCCAAGATTAAGATTTTTAGTTGGCGGATCGACTACAATATCCTCCCCACGTTCGACAATATTGCTCGGATCTGA